One Lentibacillus cibarius DNA window includes the following coding sequences:
- the scpB gene encoding SMC-Scp complex subunit ScpB produces the protein MEMNALKAITEGLLFASGDEGVTVSQLARILDITNEAVEHVLEELEYDYGNTDRGILLMRSHNGVHLTTKPEYSSYFKKLLETAQSSKMSQAALETLAIIAYQQPITRTEIEEIRGVKSDRPIQTLMNRSLIEEAGRKEGVGRPILFATSKEFLTYFGLTSLDELPPLPEDFSEQEFEREANLFFENFHEPVDE, from the coding sequence GTGGAAATGAATGCATTAAAAGCTATAACAGAGGGGTTACTGTTTGCTAGTGGAGACGAAGGGGTAACTGTCAGCCAGCTTGCACGTATTCTTGATATAACGAACGAAGCGGTTGAACATGTGCTGGAAGAATTGGAATATGATTATGGAAATACGGACCGAGGTATACTGCTGATGCGGTCACACAATGGAGTCCATCTGACAACGAAGCCGGAGTACAGCTCGTATTTCAAAAAACTCCTCGAAACAGCACAATCTTCAAAAATGTCACAAGCAGCCTTGGAGACATTAGCTATTATAGCTTATCAGCAGCCTATTACCAGGACGGAAATCGAGGAAATACGTGGGGTGAAAAGTGATCGGCCAATACAGACATTAATGAACAGATCACTGATTGAGGAGGCAGGTCGAAAAGAAGGCGTTGGACGGCCAATCTTATTCGCCACATCAAAGGAATTTCTTACATATTTTGGTTTAACGTCACTGGATGAGCTGCCACCCCTTCCGGAAGATTTCAGTGAACAGGAGTTTGAACGAGAGGCTAATCTGTTTTTTGAGAATTTTCACGAACCAGTTGATGAGTAA